In the Gossypium arboreum isolate Shixiya-1 chromosome 10, ASM2569848v2, whole genome shotgun sequence genome, one interval contains:
- the LOC108487083 gene encoding 60S ribosomal protein L28-1-like — MATVPGQLIWEVVKKNNCFLVKQFGRGTAALQFSKEPNNLYNLNSYKYSGLANKKTVTIQSGGKDQSVLLATTKTKKQNKPSTLLHKSAMKKEFPRMAKAVKNQVTDNYYRPDLTKAALARLSAVHRSRKVAKSGVKKRNRQALKIHGRK, encoded by the exons ATGGCGACAGTTCCAGGACAGTTGATTTGGGAGGTAGTGAAGAAGAACAATTGTTTTTTGGTGAAGCAGTTCGGAAGAGGAACTGCTGCCCTTCAGTTCAGCAAAGAGCCCAACAATCTCTACAATCTCAACTCCTACAAATACTCTG GGTTGGCAAACAAGAAAACGGTCACCATTCAGAGTGGGGGAAAAGACCAGTCTGTGCTACTAGCTACCACCAAGACTAAGAAGCAGAACAAACCGTCTACCTTGCTTCACAAATCTGCCATGAAAAAGGAGTTTCCCAGGATGGCCAAGGCTGTCAAAAACCAG GTGACAGACAACTACTACAGGCCAGACTTAACCAAAGCAGCCCTTGCAAGGCTGAGTGCTGTGCATAGGAGTCGGAAAGTTGCCAAATCTGGTGTCAAGAAGAGGAACAGACAAGCCTTGAAGATCCATGGCAGGAAGTAA
- the LOC108488957 gene encoding uncharacterized protein LOC108488957 yields MAAKAVISSPTFFFGSPIRHTMPVKKTLALTNGNEAVKSNVMDTNTKRRCFNHCFSFKEVSVEPVSSLNDLDSNKLKAEIKRWAKAVVAYARQVSGSFGSSGRSYRRHGSSQSSHHMP; encoded by the coding sequence ATGGCTGCAAAAGCAGTCATTTCAAGTCCAACCTTCTTTTTTGGTTCCCCCATACGACACACCATGCCTGTCAAGAAAACTCTTGCTCTTACCAATGGAAACGAAGCCGTCAAGAGCAACGTTATGGATACTAACACAAAGCGCAGATGCTTTAACCATTGTTTCTCCTTCAAGGAGGTTTCGGTCGAACCAGTATCATCATTAAACGACCTTGATTCGAACAAACTCAAGGCTGAGATCAAGAGATGGGCTAAGGCTGTGGTGGCGTATGCTCGTCAAGTTAGTGGTAGTTTCGGGAGCTCCGGGAGAAGTTACCGGCGACACGGGAGCTCTCAGAGCTCTCATCACATGCCATAG
- the LOC108489652 gene encoding anoctamin-like protein At1g73020 isoform X2, with protein MTIKILAAPLETLGRIAAKMQMKKTTHIGIDLQFEWEDIKAFVRQPDGSLFSWCERFQCYRHLIYEIVNKKNSVVTLKFDGKEIQWEAGESLLQRLELEGIVKQVFPLHDEIKRKKLLRSWALNWWDFTAQPIDEIYAYFGSKIAVYFAFLGMYTRWMIFPATFGLILQLIDFGSLKLLVFPAFFISIVLWAVLFFQFWKRKNSALSARWHLNFSVSTSEGYKLSGREWNSLQPPLELVKNSGIDKTKEKEALQRYEWFGYLKRFRNDVIIILSIICLQLPFELAYAHLYEVLKSDMVKFGLTVVYLLVIQYFTKIGGKISIRLIKHENNENTEYQADSLVYKVFGLYFMQSYIGVFYHALLHRNFMTLRQVLIQRLILYEVLENLVENSLPYLKYSYKKYRAVRNKKKREKGLIGKIQFATRVEKEYLKPTYSASISEELEDGLFDDFLELALQFGMIMMFACAFPLAFAFSALNNIAEMRTDALKLLAMLRRPVPRAAATIGAWLNIFQFLILMSICTNSALLVWLYDQEGKWKLEPGLAAILVMEHVLLLIKFGFSRFVPEEPAWVRAKRMKNATQAQDMCSKQLLRTISGREKAFGGYIRRKKPVGTNKTQ; from the exons ATGACCATAAAAATT CTAGCAGCACCATTAGAGACTCTGGGAAGGATAGCAGCCAAGATGCAGATGAAGAAGACCACTCATATTG GAATTGATTTACAATTTGAATGGGAGGATATCAAAGCTTTTGTACGGCAACCTGATGGCTCATTGTTCAGTTGGTGTGAGCGTTTCCAATGCTACCGTCACCTGATATACGAAATT GTCAATAAGAAGAATTCAGTCGTAACTTTAAAATTTGATGGCAAAGAGATCCAATGGGAAGCTGGGGAATCATTACTGCAGAGGTTGGAATTGGAAGgaatagttaaacaagttttccCTTTACACG ATGAAATAAAGAGGAAGAAACTACTGAGGAGTTGGGCATTAAATTGGTGGGACTTTACAGCTCAACCAATTGATGAAATTTATGCATATTTCGGGTCAAAG ATTGCAGTTTATTTTGCTTTTCTTGGAATGTATACACGTTGGATGATTTTTCCGGCTACATTTGGGCTTATCTTGCAGTTGATTGATTTTGG ATCATTAAAATTACTAGTATTCCCtgctttcttcataagcatagtATTGTGGGCTGTGTTGTTTTTCCAATTCTGGAAACGTAAAAACTCTGCGCTTTCAGCCAG GTGGCATCTTAATTTTTCTGTCAGCACAAGCGAAGGATACAAATTATCTGGGAGGGAGTGGAACTCACTGCAGCCTCCCCTGGAACTAGTAAAAAATTCGGGAATTGATAAAACGAAAGAGAAAGAAGCATTGCAAAGATATGAATGGTTTGGCTATCTCAAACGATTTAGAAATGATGTCATCATTATTTTGAGTATCATTTGCCTCCAAttgccatttgagttggcttatgCTCATCTCTACGAGGTCCTCAAGTCTGATATGGTGAA GTTCGGGTTAACTGTGGTTTATCTTCTTGTAATCCAGTATTTCACAAAGATCGGGGGAAAGATATCAATCCGACTCATTAAGCATGAAAACAATGAAAATACTGAATATCAGGCTGACAGCTTGGTCTACAAA GTGTTTGGTCTTTATTTTATGCAATCATACATTGGTGTTTTTTATCATGCCCTTTTACATCGCAACTTTATGACCCTTCGCCAAGTGTTGATCCAGCGTCTGATACTTTATGAG GTCTTAGAAAATCTGGTGGAAAATTCTTTGCCTTATCTGAAGTACAGCTATAAAAAGTATAGAGCTGTTAG AAACAAGAAAAAACGTGAGAAAGGCTTGATTGGAAAGATCCAATTCGCTACCAGGGTGGAGAAAGAGTACTTGAAACCCACATATTCTGCAAGCATTTCTGAGGAACTGGAAGATGGGCTGTTCGATG ATTTTCTGGAGTTGGCACTGCAGTTTGGAATGATCATGATGTTTGCCTGTGCGTTTCCCCTTGCATTTGCTTTCTCTGCCTTG AACAACATTGCAGAAATGAGAACAGACGCCTTGAAGCTGCTTGCCATGTTGAGACGGCCTGTTCCACGAGCTGCCGCTACAATTGGAGCTTGGCTTAACATTTTTCAG TTCCTAATATTGATGTCAATATGCACCAATTCTGCACTTCTAGTATGGTTATACGATCAGGAAGGAAAATGGAAACTTGAGCCTGGCCTTGCAGCCATTCTTGTAATGGAGCATGTTCTGCTATTGATTAAATTTGGGTTCTCCCGCTTTGTCCCCGAG GAACCTGCTTGGGTGAGAGCAAAGCGAATGAAGAACGCGACACAAGCGCAAGACATGTGTTCTAAACAGCTATTGAGGACCATATCTGGGAGAGAAAAGGCATTTGGTGGATATATTAGAAGAAAGAAACCTGTTGGAACAAATAAAACTCAATAA
- the LOC108489652 gene encoding anoctamin-like protein At1g73020 isoform X1 — MNGVPEDLIVYEIAVVVPKRNLNEENKGYDCVEVLVNEFRNVGLIVERVLGLSDEFIKLAAPLETLGRIAAKMQMKKTTHIGIDLQFEWEDIKAFVRQPDGSLFSWCERFQCYRHLIYEIVNKKNSVVTLKFDGKEIQWEAGESLLQRLELEGIVKQVFPLHDEIKRKKLLRSWALNWWDFTAQPIDEIYAYFGSKIAVYFAFLGMYTRWMIFPATFGLILQLIDFGSLKLLVFPAFFISIVLWAVLFFQFWKRKNSALSARWHLNFSVSTSEGYKLSGREWNSLQPPLELVKNSGIDKTKEKEALQRYEWFGYLKRFRNDVIIILSIICLQLPFELAYAHLYEVLKSDMVKFGLTVVYLLVIQYFTKIGGKISIRLIKHENNENTEYQADSLVYKVFGLYFMQSYIGVFYHALLHRNFMTLRQVLIQRLILYEVLENLVENSLPYLKYSYKKYRAVRNKKKREKGLIGKIQFATRVEKEYLKPTYSASISEELEDGLFDDFLELALQFGMIMMFACAFPLAFAFSALNNIAEMRTDALKLLAMLRRPVPRAAATIGAWLNIFQFLILMSICTNSALLVWLYDQEGKWKLEPGLAAILVMEHVLLLIKFGFSRFVPEEPAWVRAKRMKNATQAQDMCSKQLLRTISGREKAFGGYIRRKKPVGTNKTQ, encoded by the exons ATGAATGGGGTTCCAGAAGACCTAATTGTTTACGAGATTGCTGTGGTGGTTCCCAAAAGGAACCTCAATGAAGAAAATAAGGGTTATGACTGTGTTGAGGTTCTTGTCAATGAGTTCAGAAATGTGGGTTTGATCGTTGAGAGAGTTCTTGGCCTTTCTGACGAGTTTATCAAG CTAGCAGCACCATTAGAGACTCTGGGAAGGATAGCAGCCAAGATGCAGATGAAGAAGACCACTCATATTG GAATTGATTTACAATTTGAATGGGAGGATATCAAAGCTTTTGTACGGCAACCTGATGGCTCATTGTTCAGTTGGTGTGAGCGTTTCCAATGCTACCGTCACCTGATATACGAAATT GTCAATAAGAAGAATTCAGTCGTAACTTTAAAATTTGATGGCAAAGAGATCCAATGGGAAGCTGGGGAATCATTACTGCAGAGGTTGGAATTGGAAGgaatagttaaacaagttttccCTTTACACG ATGAAATAAAGAGGAAGAAACTACTGAGGAGTTGGGCATTAAATTGGTGGGACTTTACAGCTCAACCAATTGATGAAATTTATGCATATTTCGGGTCAAAG ATTGCAGTTTATTTTGCTTTTCTTGGAATGTATACACGTTGGATGATTTTTCCGGCTACATTTGGGCTTATCTTGCAGTTGATTGATTTTGG ATCATTAAAATTACTAGTATTCCCtgctttcttcataagcatagtATTGTGGGCTGTGTTGTTTTTCCAATTCTGGAAACGTAAAAACTCTGCGCTTTCAGCCAG GTGGCATCTTAATTTTTCTGTCAGCACAAGCGAAGGATACAAATTATCTGGGAGGGAGTGGAACTCACTGCAGCCTCCCCTGGAACTAGTAAAAAATTCGGGAATTGATAAAACGAAAGAGAAAGAAGCATTGCAAAGATATGAATGGTTTGGCTATCTCAAACGATTTAGAAATGATGTCATCATTATTTTGAGTATCATTTGCCTCCAAttgccatttgagttggcttatgCTCATCTCTACGAGGTCCTCAAGTCTGATATGGTGAA GTTCGGGTTAACTGTGGTTTATCTTCTTGTAATCCAGTATTTCACAAAGATCGGGGGAAAGATATCAATCCGACTCATTAAGCATGAAAACAATGAAAATACTGAATATCAGGCTGACAGCTTGGTCTACAAA GTGTTTGGTCTTTATTTTATGCAATCATACATTGGTGTTTTTTATCATGCCCTTTTACATCGCAACTTTATGACCCTTCGCCAAGTGTTGATCCAGCGTCTGATACTTTATGAG GTCTTAGAAAATCTGGTGGAAAATTCTTTGCCTTATCTGAAGTACAGCTATAAAAAGTATAGAGCTGTTAG AAACAAGAAAAAACGTGAGAAAGGCTTGATTGGAAAGATCCAATTCGCTACCAGGGTGGAGAAAGAGTACTTGAAACCCACATATTCTGCAAGCATTTCTGAGGAACTGGAAGATGGGCTGTTCGATG ATTTTCTGGAGTTGGCACTGCAGTTTGGAATGATCATGATGTTTGCCTGTGCGTTTCCCCTTGCATTTGCTTTCTCTGCCTTG AACAACATTGCAGAAATGAGAACAGACGCCTTGAAGCTGCTTGCCATGTTGAGACGGCCTGTTCCACGAGCTGCCGCTACAATTGGAGCTTGGCTTAACATTTTTCAG TTCCTAATATTGATGTCAATATGCACCAATTCTGCACTTCTAGTATGGTTATACGATCAGGAAGGAAAATGGAAACTTGAGCCTGGCCTTGCAGCCATTCTTGTAATGGAGCATGTTCTGCTATTGATTAAATTTGGGTTCTCCCGCTTTGTCCCCGAG GAACCTGCTTGGGTGAGAGCAAAGCGAATGAAGAACGCGACACAAGCGCAAGACATGTGTTCTAAACAGCTATTGAGGACCATATCTGGGAGAGAAAAGGCATTTGGTGGATATATTAGAAGAAAGAAACCTGTTGGAACAAATAAAACTCAATAA